One segment of Ziziphus jujuba cultivar Dongzao chromosome 12, ASM3175591v1 DNA contains the following:
- the LOC107434094 gene encoding pentatricopeptide repeat-containing protein At1g05670, mitochondrial-like isoform X6, translating to MVIFLKQVESARLFSAINQFQGKIKEAHHLLLKMEFRGSIPDVVTYSTIISKYCHVGELQKALRLIGEMEAKGLKANPYICNSIILFLCKNGKLFEAEKVLREMMMQGVVPDNVVYTTLIDGYCKLSNVPAAYLLFDEMRVRKIIPDFVTYTAIIHGFCKAGKMTEADNIFHEMVSRGLQPDEVTYTTLIDGYCKTGEVKKAFSLHNQMARKGLVPNVVTYTALADGLCKQGEVDIAIELLQEIHSNGLQLNVCTYNSIVNGLCKSGNIVQAQKLKEKMEEVAGMHPDSFTYTTLMDAYCKIREMDKAYMLLQEMWDRGYKPTVVTFNVLMNGFCLSGMLEDGERLLEWMLEKGIMPNTTTYNSLMKLYCIRNNMRATTEIYRGMCAQGLMPDNNTYNILIKGHCKARDMKTAGFLHKEMVAKGFLLTASSYNALIKGFHKRKKFVEARELFEEMRRQGLIADREIYNLFVDMIYKEGNMEVTLDLCDEVIENCLVRSKNEDM from the exons AATCAGTTCCAAG gaaaaataaaagaagcccACCATCTACTACTGAAAATGGAGTTCAGGGGTAGTATACCAGATGTTGTAACTTATAGTACTATAATCAGCAAATATTGTCACGTTGGGGAGCTCCAGAAGGCTTTGAGGCTCATAGGAGAAATGGAAGCAAAAGGACTGAAGGCGAACCCATATATCTGTAACAGCATAATACTTTTTCTATGTAAGAATGGCAAACTCTTTGAAGCCGAGAAGGTCCTGAGGGAGATGATGATGCAGGGAGTAGTTCCTGATAATGTGGTTTACACTACCTTAATTGATGGTTATTGTAAGTTGAGCAATGTTCCAGCTGCGTATCTGTTGTTCGATGAAATGAGGGTTAGGAAAATTATTCCTGATTTTGTAACATATACTGCTATTATACATGGGTTTTGTAAGGCTGGAAAGATGACAGAAGCTGATAACATCTTCCATGAAATGGTAAGCAGGGGGTTGCAACCAGATGAAGTTACCTATACAACGCTTATTGATGGTTACTGCAAAACAGGTGAGGTGAAAAAAGCTTTTTCTCTTCACAACCAGATGGCTAGGAAGGGGCTTGTCCCAAATGTTGTCACCTATACTGCATTGGCTGATGGTCTCTGTAAGCAAGGAGAGGTAGATATCGCTATTGAGCTTCTTCAAGAGATCCATAGTAATGGTCTTCAACTGAATGTTTGCACTTACAACTCAATTGTTAATGGTCTTTGCAAATCAGGAAATATAGTGCAGGCccaaaaattgaaggaaaaaatgGAGGAGGTGGCTGGTATGCATCCTGATTCTTTCACTTATACCACTCTCATGGATGCGTATTGTAAAATAAGGGAGATGGATAAAGCTTATATGCTGCTGCAAGAGATGTGGGATAGAGGGTATAAGCCGACAGTTGTTACATTCAATGTGCTGATGAATGGCTTTTGTTTGTCAGGAATGCTGGAAGATGGTGAGAGGCTACTTGAATGGATGTTGGAGAAAGGTATAATGCCTAATACCACTACCTACAATTCTCTTATGAAGCTGTACTGCATTAGAAATAATATGCGTGCCACAACTGAGATTTATAGGGGTATGTGTGCGCAAGGATTAATGCCCGATAACAACACCTATAACATTTTAATAAAGGGACATTGTAAAGCAAGGGATATGAAAACAGCAGGGTTTTTGCACAAAGAAATGGTCGCAAAGGGATTTCTCCTCACTGCTAGTTCTTACAACGCCCTCATTAAGGGTTTTCACAAGAGAAAGAAATTTGTGGAGGCAAGAGAACTATTTGAAGAGATGAGAAGACAAGGTTTGATCGCAGATAGAGAAATATACAACCTTTTTGTTGATATGATCTATAAAGAAGGGAACATGGAGGTTACTCTTGATCTTTGTGATGAAGTGATTGAGAACTGTCTCGTAAGGAGCAAGAACGAAGACATGTAG
- the LOC107434094 gene encoding pentatricopeptide repeat-containing protein At1g05670, mitochondrial-like isoform X4 has product MYLIELSGKKNCFFYRDGMMRKSLCVDYSKWRDAGSPDKGFLNYFLMRFFNRHEEVRHLLGKIKEAHHLLLKMEFRGSIPDVVTYSTIISKYCHVGELQKALRLIGEMEAKGLKANPYICNSIILFLCKNGKLFEAEKVLREMMMQGVVPDNVVYTTLIDGYCKLSNVPAAYLLFDEMRVRKIIPDFVTYTAIIHGFCKAGKMTEADNIFHEMVSRGLQPDEVTYTTLIDGYCKTGEVKKAFSLHNQMARKGLVPNVVTYTALADGLCKQGEVDIAIELLQEIHSNGLQLNVCTYNSIVNGLCKSGNIVQAQKLKEKMEEVAGMHPDSFTYTTLMDAYCKIREMDKAYMLLQEMWDRGYKPTVVTFNVLMNGFCLSGMLEDGERLLEWMLEKGIMPNTTTYNSLMKLYCIRNNMRATTEIYRGMCAQGLMPDNNTYNILIKGHCKARDMKTAGFLHKEMVAKGFLLTASSYNALIKGFHKRKKFVEARELFEEMRRQGLIADREIYNLFVDMIYKEGNMEVTLDLCDEVIENCLVRSKNEDM; this is encoded by the exons ATGTATTTAATcgaattgagtggaaaaaaaaattgtttcttttACAGGGATGGAATGATGAGGAAATCTCTTTGCGTTGATTATTCTAAATGGAGGGATGCTGGATCACCAGACAAaggatttttaaattatttcttgatGCGATTCTTTAACAGACATGAAGAGGTGCGCCATCTTCTCG gaaaaataaaagaagcccACCATCTACTACTGAAAATGGAGTTCAGGGGTAGTATACCAGATGTTGTAACTTATAGTACTATAATCAGCAAATATTGTCACGTTGGGGAGCTCCAGAAGGCTTTGAGGCTCATAGGAGAAATGGAAGCAAAAGGACTGAAGGCGAACCCATATATCTGTAACAGCATAATACTTTTTCTATGTAAGAATGGCAAACTCTTTGAAGCCGAGAAGGTCCTGAGGGAGATGATGATGCAGGGAGTAGTTCCTGATAATGTGGTTTACACTACCTTAATTGATGGTTATTGTAAGTTGAGCAATGTTCCAGCTGCGTATCTGTTGTTCGATGAAATGAGGGTTAGGAAAATTATTCCTGATTTTGTAACATATACTGCTATTATACATGGGTTTTGTAAGGCTGGAAAGATGACAGAAGCTGATAACATCTTCCATGAAATGGTAAGCAGGGGGTTGCAACCAGATGAAGTTACCTATACAACGCTTATTGATGGTTACTGCAAAACAGGTGAGGTGAAAAAAGCTTTTTCTCTTCACAACCAGATGGCTAGGAAGGGGCTTGTCCCAAATGTTGTCACCTATACTGCATTGGCTGATGGTCTCTGTAAGCAAGGAGAGGTAGATATCGCTATTGAGCTTCTTCAAGAGATCCATAGTAATGGTCTTCAACTGAATGTTTGCACTTACAACTCAATTGTTAATGGTCTTTGCAAATCAGGAAATATAGTGCAGGCccaaaaattgaaggaaaaaatgGAGGAGGTGGCTGGTATGCATCCTGATTCTTTCACTTATACCACTCTCATGGATGCGTATTGTAAAATAAGGGAGATGGATAAAGCTTATATGCTGCTGCAAGAGATGTGGGATAGAGGGTATAAGCCGACAGTTGTTACATTCAATGTGCTGATGAATGGCTTTTGTTTGTCAGGAATGCTGGAAGATGGTGAGAGGCTACTTGAATGGATGTTGGAGAAAGGTATAATGCCTAATACCACTACCTACAATTCTCTTATGAAGCTGTACTGCATTAGAAATAATATGCGTGCCACAACTGAGATTTATAGGGGTATGTGTGCGCAAGGATTAATGCCCGATAACAACACCTATAACATTTTAATAAAGGGACATTGTAAAGCAAGGGATATGAAAACAGCAGGGTTTTTGCACAAAGAAATGGTCGCAAAGGGATTTCTCCTCACTGCTAGTTCTTACAACGCCCTCATTAAGGGTTTTCACAAGAGAAAGAAATTTGTGGAGGCAAGAGAACTATTTGAAGAGATGAGAAGACAAGGTTTGATCGCAGATAGAGAAATATACAACCTTTTTGTTGATATGATCTATAAAGAAGGGAACATGGAGGTTACTCTTGATCTTTGTGATGAAGTGATTGAGAACTGTCTCGTAAGGAGCAAGAACGAAGACATGTAG
- the LOC107434094 gene encoding pentatricopeptide repeat-containing protein At1g05670, mitochondrial-like isoform X5, whose amino-acid sequence MMRKSLCVDYSKWRDAGSPDKGFLNYFLMRFFNRHEEVRHLLGKIKEAHHLLLKMEFRGSIPDVVTYSTIISKYCHVGELQKALRLIGEMEAKGLKANPYICNSIILFLCKNGKLFEAEKVLREMMMQGVVPDNVVYTTLIDGYCKLSNVPAAYLLFDEMRVRKIIPDFVTYTAIIHGFCKAGKMTEADNIFHEMVSRGLQPDEVTYTTLIDGYCKTGEVKKAFSLHNQMARKGLVPNVVTYTALADGLCKQGEVDIAIELLQEIHSNGLQLNVCTYNSIVNGLCKSGNIVQAQKLKEKMEEVAGMHPDSFTYTTLMDAYCKIREMDKAYMLLQEMWDRGYKPTVVTFNVLMNGFCLSGMLEDGERLLEWMLEKGIMPNTTTYNSLMKLYCIRNNMRATTEIYRGMCAQGLMPDNNTYNILIKGHCKARDMKTAGFLHKEMVAKGFLLTASSYNALIKGFHKRKKFVEARELFEEMRRQGLIADREIYNLFVDMIYKEGNMEVTLDLCDEVIENCLVRSKNEDM is encoded by the exons ATGATGAGGAAATCTCTTTGCGTTGATTATTCTAAATGGAGGGATGCTGGATCACCAGACAAaggatttttaaattatttcttgatGCGATTCTTTAACAGACATGAAGAGGTGCGCCATCTTCTCG gaaaaataaaagaagcccACCATCTACTACTGAAAATGGAGTTCAGGGGTAGTATACCAGATGTTGTAACTTATAGTACTATAATCAGCAAATATTGTCACGTTGGGGAGCTCCAGAAGGCTTTGAGGCTCATAGGAGAAATGGAAGCAAAAGGACTGAAGGCGAACCCATATATCTGTAACAGCATAATACTTTTTCTATGTAAGAATGGCAAACTCTTTGAAGCCGAGAAGGTCCTGAGGGAGATGATGATGCAGGGAGTAGTTCCTGATAATGTGGTTTACACTACCTTAATTGATGGTTATTGTAAGTTGAGCAATGTTCCAGCTGCGTATCTGTTGTTCGATGAAATGAGGGTTAGGAAAATTATTCCTGATTTTGTAACATATACTGCTATTATACATGGGTTTTGTAAGGCTGGAAAGATGACAGAAGCTGATAACATCTTCCATGAAATGGTAAGCAGGGGGTTGCAACCAGATGAAGTTACCTATACAACGCTTATTGATGGTTACTGCAAAACAGGTGAGGTGAAAAAAGCTTTTTCTCTTCACAACCAGATGGCTAGGAAGGGGCTTGTCCCAAATGTTGTCACCTATACTGCATTGGCTGATGGTCTCTGTAAGCAAGGAGAGGTAGATATCGCTATTGAGCTTCTTCAAGAGATCCATAGTAATGGTCTTCAACTGAATGTTTGCACTTACAACTCAATTGTTAATGGTCTTTGCAAATCAGGAAATATAGTGCAGGCccaaaaattgaaggaaaaaatgGAGGAGGTGGCTGGTATGCATCCTGATTCTTTCACTTATACCACTCTCATGGATGCGTATTGTAAAATAAGGGAGATGGATAAAGCTTATATGCTGCTGCAAGAGATGTGGGATAGAGGGTATAAGCCGACAGTTGTTACATTCAATGTGCTGATGAATGGCTTTTGTTTGTCAGGAATGCTGGAAGATGGTGAGAGGCTACTTGAATGGATGTTGGAGAAAGGTATAATGCCTAATACCACTACCTACAATTCTCTTATGAAGCTGTACTGCATTAGAAATAATATGCGTGCCACAACTGAGATTTATAGGGGTATGTGTGCGCAAGGATTAATGCCCGATAACAACACCTATAACATTTTAATAAAGGGACATTGTAAAGCAAGGGATATGAAAACAGCAGGGTTTTTGCACAAAGAAATGGTCGCAAAGGGATTTCTCCTCACTGCTAGTTCTTACAACGCCCTCATTAAGGGTTTTCACAAGAGAAAGAAATTTGTGGAGGCAAGAGAACTATTTGAAGAGATGAGAAGACAAGGTTTGATCGCAGATAGAGAAATATACAACCTTTTTGTTGATATGATCTATAAAGAAGGGAACATGGAGGTTACTCTTGATCTTTGTGATGAAGTGATTGAGAACTGTCTCGTAAGGAGCAAGAACGAAGACATGTAG
- the LOC107434094 gene encoding pentatricopeptide repeat-containing protein At1g05670, mitochondrial-like isoform X3, with the protein MKRCAIFSVSCLQTILHNQCLSFASNCLPFFSYRSCLYHGLSSSSTNIRPFPDYSPKKPTIRDAEFVHHISTTIKLRRSESLRRILKSYESKFRPDHLIWIFMSIKNDYKLVLDFFDWACLRREPSLEARCIVVQIATASKDLKMVHGLIREFWEKPNLDVSLSFTNFAEKLIYTYKDWGSDPHVFDIFFQVLVETGMLNEARNFFDKLLTYGLVLSVDSCNLFLSHLSRNFDGFEMAIKVFNEYPEVGICWNTTSYNIIINSICQLGKIKEAHHLLLKMEFRGSIPDVVTYSTIISKYCHVGELQKALRLIGEMEAKGLKANPYICNSIILFLCKNGKLFEAEKVLREMMMQGVVPDNVVYTTLIDGYCKLSNVPAAYLLFDEMRVRKIIPDFVTYTAIIHGFCKAGKMTEADNIFHEMVSRGLQPDEVTYTTLIDGYCKTGEVKKAFSLHNQMARKGLVPNVVTYTALADGLCKQGEVDIAIELLQEIHSNGLQLNVCTYNSIVNGLCKSGNIVQAQKLKEKMEEVAGMHPDSFTYTTLMDAYCKIREMDKAYMLLQEMWDRGYKPTVVTFNVLMNGFCLSGMLEDGERLLEWMLEKGVCVRKD; encoded by the exons ATGAAGAGGTGCGCCATCTTCTCGGTCAGTTGTTTGCAGACCATCTTACATAATCAATGTTTAAGTTTTGCTTCAAATTGTTTGCCATTCTTCTCCTATAGAAGTTGCTTGTACCATGGACTCTCATCAAGCTCAACAAATATCAGACCTTTTCCTGATTATTCCCCTAAAAAACCTACCATCAGAGATGCTGAATTTGTTCATCATATTTCCACCACAATAAAATTACGTCGGTCTGAGTCTCTACGCCGCATTCTGAAGTCTTATGAGTCCAAGTTCAGGCCTGAccatttaatttggatttttatgaGCATTAAGAATGATTATAAATTGGTTTTGGATTTCTTTGATTGGGCATGCCTACGTAGAGAACCATCACTAGAGGCTCGCTGCATTGTTGTTCAGATTGCTACAGCGTCTAAGGATCTCAAAATGGTTCATGGGCTTATTCGTGAGTTTTGGGAAAAACCCAATTTAGATGTTAGTCTTTCATTCACTAATTTTGCTGAGAAACTGATATACACTTATAAGGATTGGGGTTCAGATCCCcatgtatttgatattttcttcCAAGTCCTTGTTGAAACTGGGATGCTCAACGAggcaagaaatttttttgacaaattgttGACTTATGGTTTGGTTTTGTCTGTTGATTCTTgtaatttatttctttctcaTCTATCAAGAAATTTTGATGGCTTTGAGATGGCAATAAAGGTTTTCAATGAATATCCCGAAGTGGGTATTTGTTGGAACACTACATCatataacattattattaattctatTTGTcaattaggaaaaataaaagaagcccACCATCTACTACTGAAAATGGAGTTCAGGGGTAGTATACCAGATGTTGTAACTTATAGTACTATAATCAGCAAATATTGTCACGTTGGGGAGCTCCAGAAGGCTTTGAGGCTCATAGGAGAAATGGAAGCAAAAGGACTGAAGGCGAACCCATATATCTGTAACAGCATAATACTTTTTCTATGTAAGAATGGCAAACTCTTTGAAGCCGAGAAGGTCCTGAGGGAGATGATGATGCAGGGAGTAGTTCCTGATAATGTGGTTTACACTACCTTAATTGATGGTTATTGTAAGTTGAGCAATGTTCCAGCTGCGTATCTGTTGTTCGATGAAATGAGGGTTAGGAAAATTATTCCTGATTTTGTAACATATACTGCTATTATACATGGGTTTTGTAAGGCTGGAAAGATGACAGAAGCTGATAACATCTTCCATGAAATGGTAAGCAGGGGGTTGCAACCAGATGAAGTTACCTATACAACGCTTATTGATGGTTACTGCAAAACAGGTGAGGTGAAAAAAGCTTTTTCTCTTCACAACCAGATGGCTAGGAAGGGGCTTGTCCCAAATGTTGTCACCTATACTGCATTGGCTGATGGTCTCTGTAAGCAAGGAGAGGTAGATATCGCTATTGAGCTTCTTCAAGAGATCCATAGTAATGGTCTTCAACTGAATGTTTGCACTTACAACTCAATTGTTAATGGTCTTTGCAAATCAGGAAATATAGTGCAGGCccaaaaattgaaggaaaaaatgGAGGAGGTGGCTGGTATGCATCCTGATTCTTTCACTTATACCACTCTCATGGATGCGTATTGTAAAATAAGGGAGATGGATAAAGCTTATATGCTGCTGCAAGAGATGTGGGATAGAGGGTATAAGCCGACAGTTGTTACATTCAATGTGCTGATGAATGGCTTTTGTTTGTCAGGAATGCTGGAAGATGGTGAGAGGCTACTTGAATGGATGTTGGAGAAAG GGGTATGTGTGCGCAAGGATTAA
- the LOC107434094 gene encoding pentatricopeptide repeat-containing protein At1g05670, mitochondrial-like isoform X2, giving the protein MKRCAIFSVSCLQTILHNQCLSFASNCLPFFSYRSCLYHGLSSSSTNIRPFPDYSPKKPTIRDAEFVHHISTTIKLRRSESLRRILKSYESKFRPDHLIWIFMSIKNDYKLVLDFFDWACLRREPSLEARCIVVQIATASKDLKMVHGLIREFWEKPNLDVSLSFTNFAEKLIYTYKDWGSDPHVFDIFFQVLVETGMLNEARNFFDKLLTYGLVLSVDSCNLFLSHLSRNFDGFEMAIKVFNEYPEVGICWNTTSYNIIINSICQLGKIKEAHHLLLKMEFRGSIPDVVTYSTIISKYCHVGELQKALRLIGEMEAKGLKANPYICNSIILFLCKNGKLFEAEKVLREMMMQGVVPDNVVYTTLIDGYCKLSNVPAAYLLFDEMRVRKIIPDFVTYTAIIHGFCKAGKMTEADNIFHEMVSRGLQPDEVTYTTLIDGYCKTGEVKKAFSLHNQMARKGLVPNVVTYTALADGLCKQGEVDIAIELLQEIHSNGLQLNVCTYNSIVNGLCKSGNIVQAQKLKEKMEEVAGMLEDGERLLEWMLEKGIMPNTTTYNSLMKLYCIRNNMRATTEIYRGMCAQGLMPDNNTYNILIKGHCKARDMKTAGFLHKEMVAKGFLLTASSYNALIKGFHKRKKFVEARELFEEMRRQGLIADREIYNLFVDMIYKEGNMEVTLDLCDEVIENCLVRSKNEDM; this is encoded by the exons ATGAAGAGGTGCGCCATCTTCTCGGTCAGTTGTTTGCAGACCATCTTACATAATCAATGTTTAAGTTTTGCTTCAAATTGTTTGCCATTCTTCTCCTATAGAAGTTGCTTGTACCATGGACTCTCATCAAGCTCAACAAATATCAGACCTTTTCCTGATTATTCCCCTAAAAAACCTACCATCAGAGATGCTGAATTTGTTCATCATATTTCCACCACAATAAAATTACGTCGGTCTGAGTCTCTACGCCGCATTCTGAAGTCTTATGAGTCCAAGTTCAGGCCTGAccatttaatttggatttttatgaGCATTAAGAATGATTATAAATTGGTTTTGGATTTCTTTGATTGGGCATGCCTACGTAGAGAACCATCACTAGAGGCTCGCTGCATTGTTGTTCAGATTGCTACAGCGTCTAAGGATCTCAAAATGGTTCATGGGCTTATTCGTGAGTTTTGGGAAAAACCCAATTTAGATGTTAGTCTTTCATTCACTAATTTTGCTGAGAAACTGATATACACTTATAAGGATTGGGGTTCAGATCCCcatgtatttgatattttcttcCAAGTCCTTGTTGAAACTGGGATGCTCAACGAggcaagaaatttttttgacaaattgttGACTTATGGTTTGGTTTTGTCTGTTGATTCTTgtaatttatttctttctcaTCTATCAAGAAATTTTGATGGCTTTGAGATGGCAATAAAGGTTTTCAATGAATATCCCGAAGTGGGTATTTGTTGGAACACTACATCatataacattattattaattctatTTGTcaattaggaaaaataaaagaagcccACCATCTACTACTGAAAATGGAGTTCAGGGGTAGTATACCAGATGTTGTAACTTATAGTACTATAATCAGCAAATATTGTCACGTTGGGGAGCTCCAGAAGGCTTTGAGGCTCATAGGAGAAATGGAAGCAAAAGGACTGAAGGCGAACCCATATATCTGTAACAGCATAATACTTTTTCTATGTAAGAATGGCAAACTCTTTGAAGCCGAGAAGGTCCTGAGGGAGATGATGATGCAGGGAGTAGTTCCTGATAATGTGGTTTACACTACCTTAATTGATGGTTATTGTAAGTTGAGCAATGTTCCAGCTGCGTATCTGTTGTTCGATGAAATGAGGGTTAGGAAAATTATTCCTGATTTTGTAACATATACTGCTATTATACATGGGTTTTGTAAGGCTGGAAAGATGACAGAAGCTGATAACATCTTCCATGAAATGGTAAGCAGGGGGTTGCAACCAGATGAAGTTACCTATACAACGCTTATTGATGGTTACTGCAAAACAGGTGAGGTGAAAAAAGCTTTTTCTCTTCACAACCAGATGGCTAGGAAGGGGCTTGTCCCAAATGTTGTCACCTATACTGCATTGGCTGATGGTCTCTGTAAGCAAGGAGAGGTAGATATCGCTATTGAGCTTCTTCAAGAGATCCATAGTAATGGTCTTCAACTGAATGTTTGCACTTACAACTCAATTGTTAATGGTCTTTGCAAATCAGGAAATATAGTGCAGGCccaaaaattgaaggaaaaaatgGAGGAGGTGGCTG GAATGCTGGAAGATGGTGAGAGGCTACTTGAATGGATGTTGGAGAAAGGTATAATGCCTAATACCACTACCTACAATTCTCTTATGAAGCTGTACTGCATTAGAAATAATATGCGTGCCACAACTGAGATTTATAGGGGTATGTGTGCGCAAGGATTAATGCCCGATAACAACACCTATAACATTTTAATAAAGGGACATTGTAAAGCAAGGGATATGAAAACAGCAGGGTTTTTGCACAAAGAAATGGTCGCAAAGGGATTTCTCCTCACTGCTAGTTCTTACAACGCCCTCATTAAGGGTTTTCACAAGAGAAAGAAATTTGTGGAGGCAAGAGAACTATTTGAAGAGATGAGAAGACAAGGTTTGATCGCAGATAGAGAAATATACAACCTTTTTGTTGATATGATCTATAAAGAAGGGAACATGGAGGTTACTCTTGATCTTTGTGATGAAGTGATTGAGAACTGTCTCGTAAGGAGCAAGAACGAAGACATGTAG